Genomic DNA from Bacteroidota bacterium:
TCCACCGTCCTCCGCCCACCGTCCCATGCCTTCTCGCCGCCTCTCGATCACCAGCCCGCGCGGCCACACGCTTGCAGCCCGCCTCGACCTACCCGAGGCGGAACCCGTCGCCGGGGCGCTCTTCGCGCACTGCTTCACCTGCTCGAAGGACCTCAAGGCCGTCGGCGCGATCAGCAGGGCGCTGAACCGCGAGGGCCTCGCGGTGCTCCGGTTCGACTTCACCGGCCTCGGCCAGAGCGAGGGCGAGTTCGCCGACTCGACGTTCTCGACGGACGTGGACGACCTCGTAGCCGCCGCCGGGTGCATGGCCGAGGAGCTGGAAGCGCCCGCGATCCTCGTCGGGCACTCGCTCGGCGGGGCGGCCGTGCTGCAGGCCACCGGGCGGATCCCGAGTGTCAAGGCCGTCGCCACGATCGGCGCGCCGTGCGACCCGGAGCACGTCCGTCACCTCTTCGACGCATCGCTCGGTGAGATCGAGGCGCAGGGCGAGGCCTGCGTGACGCTCGCCGGGCGGCCGTTCACGATCCGCAAGTCGTTCGTCGACGACCTCGCGGCGCAGCGCATGGACGAGGCCATCCGCAGCCTGGGCCGCGCCCTGCTCGTCTTCCACGCACCGGGCGACCAGACGGTCGGCATCGAGAACGCGGCGCACATTTTCCAGGCGGCCAAGCACCCCAAGAGCTTCGTCTCGCTCGACGACGCCGACCACCTGCTCACCAACGAGCGCGATGCCGAGTACGCCGGACGCGTCCTCGCCGCGTGGGCGCACCGGTATGTTGGGGAGAGCACGTAGCGCTGCCGCACCCGACCTGCCAGACTCTACGGAAGCTGGACTATCGAGTAGGGGTGGTGGCGGGTTCAACTCCAGCACA
This window encodes:
- a CDS encoding alpha/beta hydrolase; its protein translation is MPSRRLSITSPRGHTLAARLDLPEAEPVAGALFAHCFTCSKDLKAVGAISRALNREGLAVLRFDFTGLGQSEGEFADSTFSTDVDDLVAAAGCMAEELEAPAILVGHSLGGAAVLQATGRIPSVKAVATIGAPCDPEHVRHLFDASLGEIEAQGEACVTLAGRPFTIRKSFVDDLAAQRMDEAIRSLGRALLVFHAPGDQTVGIENAAHIFQAAKHPKSFVSLDDADHLLTNERDAEYAGRVLAAWAHRYVGEST